The Bacillus sp. A301a_S52 genome contains the following window.
TGTCGTATCGTCAGCCATCTGTTTAGATGAGTTCTCAGCATTTTTTGATCCTTGATCAATACCATCAGCCAAACCATCTGGGACAGCGTTGCCGATTGATTTAAAATCAGCAGATTCTATTTGTTGGGTAAGTGTATCCTCTGTATCTGTCACTAAATGTCCTACAGCTTCCATCACGCCAGATTCTTCGATTCCTAGCGATTTACTCAATGCATCTGTGGCCGTTTCCCCGCCTTTTGAAAAAGCTTCACTTAATCCCTCTAGTTCTTCGTCTGACGCATTGACTAACGCATTGACATGCCCAGCTGATTCAGGTCCTGCATCTCTTAAAGTTTCTAATAACCCTTCATCAACACCACGTTCTGCAAGTGTTGCGATTCCTTCGGCCCACTCACCGATAATACGTTGATTCTCTTCCAAGTTAGCTGTCATTTCTTCGACAGTGAGTTCTGCTTCGTCGCTGAGCGTATCAAACATATCTGTAGCAGCATCTTTGTAATCTTCCCAGGTGGATTTCATGGATTCCACAGTTGCTTGTTGTGATTCCGACAAGTCCTCAAATGCGATTATCTGATTACTAACACCGTTTTCTGTGGCTTCTGTGATCGCTTCAATAGACGTTGTCATCTGTTCTTCAGTTTGTTCATATTGTAAGGCGAGTTCGGCATTCGTTTCTTTTAGTAACTCTTCCTGTTCGTCTAATTCCTCAATAGCTTTTTTATGTTCTCTACCTTTGACGCTTCCCTCTTCTAGTTTTTCGTTCCACTCCTCACGGAGAGCGTTCGTTTCAGCAAGTTTTTCCTCGACTTCCGCTTGCTCTTTTAAAATCTCTGTTAATCTACTTTGAGCTTCTTGTGCTGTCTCTTGCTCTTTCATTAAATCTATTCTTGCCTGCAATTCTTCGGAGGACATACTTAAAGCGTCCGCCTCTTCGCTGTATGCGAGATTTAGACCTTCTACGGATCCATTCAACTCTTCGATATATGAGTTAAGCATTGCTTTCTCAGATGCTGATTTATTTTCTTTATCAGCTAATTCTTCAATTTTTTTCGCTAATTCATCATTAGCTTTAGCGCTCGCATTAATCTCTGTTTGGTTAGCTTTATAAGCTTCGGATGAGCTATCGATACTATCATTTAAAGCGTCCGTTGCTCCGCCTAATTCTTCAACTTCGTCATTTAATCTTTCTGCCTCTTTGCTTGTCCGATTAAACCATTTAACTACTCCAATTACTGCCGTAACAAGCAAGCCAATCCCAGCAGTCACCCAACCTATAGGACCTAGCATAAATCTAATAGCAACACCAAATGCAGTAGCAGCCGCTGTGCCTATAACCTTAGCAGCTGTTAATAGACCAATCTGCCCTGTCATGACACCCATTGCTAACGTACTTAATTTGATTGTCCCGGATTGTGCTGCCATTGCCACTGTTTGAGCCTTTGTTGCTGTTGTTGATGCAAACTGTGCTGTCATTTGAGCTTTTGTAGCTAAAGTTAAAGCTTGAGTTGATCCCATCGCCACCTTTAGCACCGCATTTGATGCTTGTATTGCAGCGCTAGCTTTTGTTATCACTGTATAGGCTGCATAAGCAGTTACCAACCCTATAATAGCTGGCGATAGGGCTTGTACAACAGGTATAGCCGCACTAATGGCTGATGCAAAAAGCTTAACGACAGGAGTAGTCGCTTCAATAGCAGAGGACATTAAATTAAACGATTCCATAACAATATCTTTCAAACTATCAATATTTTGAGCAATGTCCTTTCCCGTTACTGCTTCTGCAAGTTTATTTAACGAATCAATAATGTTTGCAATTCCCCTAGCCGCTGCATTTTGCAAGTTACCTAATGATGTTGCAATCCCTAAGCTGTTTTCTTTGGCCAACTCCGCCATGATACCGGTTCCTGTACCAACCTCAATCAATTTATCGTTAAAGTCATCGAGCGTTACAGTTCCATCTTGTAGCGCTTTATATAAGTCGTCTTTGGCGCTTTTACCCGCATAACCAAAACCCTCGGCAATCTTAACAAGACCCACATCCATCGTCTCGGAGAGGGTATTCCACGTATTCATGTCAAATTGTCCTGTTTGCAAAGCTTTTATATATTGCTCTGTCCCTCGTTGAGCTTGAGCAGCACTAGCTCCGGACCCTAGTAGAGCGTTATTAAGTGCTAATGCAGTGTCAGTAGCCTCATCCATGTTGCCAAAAGAGGTGTACATGCGCTGAGCGTTGGAAGCTATCTCGTCAAGTTTAGTAGGCAAGCCATCAATACCGTCTGATAGTTTACTCATGGCCTGCTCGGATTCTTCTGCCGACACTCCTAAAGCCTGTAGCACTTTAGGGAACTGGTTAAGTGTATCAAAACGGCTAATAGCGTCATCCATGGAGGATTTAAGCACACCAAACGCAGCAGCTGCAATGGCAACAAGACCAATAGCAGTTGCAAACTTTTTAATATCACCAGATGCTTGCTGAGAGTCATCGGATACGCCATCTAAACTATCTGATACCCCTTTGACGCTAGATGATGCATCAGCGCTACTATCAGCTAATCCATCAATAGACCCCTCGGCTCCCTTTAAACTTTTACTAGCGTCGGCGCCGCTGTCTCCTAAACCATCGATAGCATCACCAGCACCTTTGACACTCGACCCAGCTTTTGAGCTACTGTCTCCAAGTCCGTCAATGGCGCCCTCAGCACCTTTTAGGTCTCGGCTAGTATTTGTCCCACTATCACCAAGAGCATCAATCGCCCCTTCTGCCCCTCTAACACTAGAGGCGGTTTTGGCGCTACTATCACTTAGACTGTCCATGCTTCCCTCGGCGGCTTTAATCCCTTTGCCTGTCCTAAGGCCGGATTCTTCTAACCTTTCAAGTTCTTTAGCCGCTACATTGACTTGCTTGCCGTCAACTTCAATCGAGATACTAATTTTTCCATCTGACAACTATTCCACCTCCTCGCCTGTGTCATTGAGGGCATACACTTTTTGTAGCTTTCTCATGGCCTCTTTGTAGTCTGTTGAGTCACCTTTGCTCGGCTTCCAGCCCCGTATCTGGATAATCCGTTTTAAGATTGTGTCGTCTGGCAAGCCATGTAAAAGCGCCTGAAATTCTTGCCAATGTAACCGGCCTTGCTCGTTTAAAAGGTTAATATCATAGGCTTGTCTAAAAGAGGCGTAAATGTATTGAGCGTCCTTATCTAAATCAATCAGTTGCTCTTTTTCTTCATCCTCTTTAACAGGCATTGGATTGCCTTTTAAGTCGTACTCTATCGGCTGTTTACTTTCGTTTTGTATAAATTCCTCGTAAATATAATTCCAAAGTTCCGCAGCCTTTTCGCCATAATGGGATTCTTCCAGCAATAACGATAGGCATATTTCTACTTTTTCGTGGTCTCTCAAAGCGTTATCGTTAAGTACATCAAACACATCTAGGACATTATCAAAAGCAAGGTCAATAGAGTACGTAACGCCCTCAAAACTAAACTCGGTGACTTGAGGATCATTCAACCTCATATGTTTCTCTCCTATTTCTTTTTAGCTTTTTTATTGAGATATTCAGCCTTCTTAGCTTTTGTTTTCTCTGTACGTTCCGCTTCAAGTTCTTCAATTCTTTTTGCTATCGAGACACCAACAACATCCAGTGCATCTTCTAAAGCGATAATGTCGGGATATTTCTTGTAAATCTTTTTAAATGTCCCATCACCAAAAATAATGTCATATTGCGCTGCTATAAATTCTTTATTTACATCAAAAGCTGCATCAACTGTCTTAACATCTATATTTTCAACGTTCACATCATCGGGAAAATGGATGTGCTTCGCCTTCTCTTGGGCTTCTTTCAGCTTCTCCTGTGCAATTTCATCCACATTAAAAAAGCGTCTCAGATTCTCTAACGAACTATCAAACCAAAGCTCGACATCCCCTATTTTCACTGGAAACCCCGTACGTTTTATATCAATCTTTACTCCTGACATGGTAGACCTCCTCATAAAAAATAAAAGAGAGGCATGACGCCCCTCTTACCTTTAGCCTTCTGGCGTTTCGGTTAAAATGGTTTCTTTCGGCAATGTGTCAAAGCGAATATTGCAACTGAATGCCTCGTACTCGCTCGCATCGCCAGCACCAGCTACAATAGATGATACTGTCGCTCTGCCTACCCATTCTAGTTTTCCGTCTGCTGACACGACTCTGTGCCAGATTTTACGTCCTTCACCTGTTTTGTATTTTAACCCTGCAATTAACGCCTGTGCTGGGTCTTCTGGGTCATATGTTCCTTCTGGTGTGTATGCTCCTGCAACGGATGTAATTTCATTTTCTGGCGTTCCATCCCCGTCGTAGTAAGCAATATCTTCCGTTTCCTCCTGCGTGTCATCGCCGATTGTTGTAATCCACTTGGCCAACTCTAACCACTCTGTTCCTGGTTCGCTTTGACCCGGTTCATAAGCTTGGACAAAATGTCCGCGTAATGCGTTTTTATTTCTTGCCATGTCTATTCACTCTCCTTAAAAACTGTTATTTTTGCTTGTACATCCAATAAAAAAACAAACCATCCTTGATCATCTAACTGATTGATGAATGGTTTGTTGGTTATGATTAGTTCTTCAAATTCAAAGCTGTTGTCTTGACTCTCTAATGCTTTTAAACTTTCTAACTCGTTTTGGACGAGCCATAAGGTATTGTGGATACTACTCTGTGACTTCGACTGCATAGCTAACTCATAATTTAGTTCTTGGTCTTTAGTGCCATCCATGTATTCCATAACAACTTGAGACCCCGGTAAAGGATAAACAACAAAGGATTCACCTGTACCCAGATAGCCCATTCGGCATTGTATTGGGAGCTCTGGTATGTCATTTATTCTGTCTGCCAATCTCTCCATAAAATCCATTACCAGTCAGCCCCCTTCACAAATGCTCGTTCCCAGTCGGATATAAAAATCCTTTTTGCTTTTAGATCCCACCTTGGTCCAGTGCCGGGTGTGGTGTAGTTGTACATAGGCATATAAAAAAGCCTAGCTGCATACGCTGTGCTCCAAATTACTTCAGATCCTTCACCTTTTACATGACCCGTCTGTCGCAAAATATTGTCACGCATTGGCACAAATGGATTCATATCAGATAACGCTTGATTAGCCAGCGCAATCCTGCCGCGCTTTACATTTCCGGTGCTTAATTTTGCTTTTACTTTACTTAAATTAACGTTAACCTGTACCATCAGACCACCTCTAGCTCATACGAGTAGATAGTCTTGTCATAAGCCTCATAAATCGGTATGACCTTAGTGACTGTATGGTCTTGCCCATCAAACTGCAAAACAGATTGTGCTTTAAACTCTGGCAGTGGTGTTGTCATATCGCCATAGCAAAAAACAACCGCATTGTATAGCAGTTGTTTACCGGACGTTGTACTCGTATACTCTGCCCCTCGGTCAATCCGACACTTATTAATTGTGACAGGCTCTGCATATATCGGCTCAGACCAGTTGTTATCCCCCAGGTACTCTTTATACACAAAAGAGTCTATTAAAAAGTTGAGTGGAGGTTTTGGCATCACCATGACCTCACCCCTACGCCTGAGTAAAGTAGCCCTGTGCCCTCCAAGTAAATAAAGACATCCTCAGCTAACAAAGGCTTACTCTCGTTTGATCCTGATGGGTTATAACGGCTAGCGTTTGACACGCTTGTACGACCTGCCGAAAACGTTTGTGGTGAGTTGTTGATCTCCTCAAACGTAGTGGCGCCAAGCAAGTTAAAATACTCAATCTGTGCGACTAGAGCAAGCTTAAATTGCTGGACACGCCATGCGCTATCCTTCTCGACCTCGTTCCACTTATAAAAGTGATGTGTCGCATTATCCAATAACGCAGATGCTTTTGGTAGTAAGCCTTTAAAAGCATCCTCATCTATGTCTTTCATAGTCATTTCTTTAAACTCGTCAAACGTGAGATAAGGCATAATATCCCTCCTCAAAAAAAGGAGAGCTATTCGCCCTCCTCCTTGTTATCTACGCGCTCTAAAAACTCACCATCCCACTTTTTGAGGTTTTTCATGGCTTCCTCTGCGCGCTTTACTGTCATGTCGATTTCTTGGTTTTCCGCGTATGCCTCACCTGTCTTTTTATCTCTAAACGGTTGCAACACTTTGAACTTGGCCATTAACCTTCAGCTCCTGCAGTTTGCGGAACCGTGTTAAAACGGAATTTAACAATCCTAACAGCTTTCGGCTCATATACACGAGTCCAACGAGTGCCAGTGTTAATCTCCGCATTAGTAGGAAACACTTCTGCTACGCCACCTTCATTCCACTTAACTCCGCGTGGATGGAGAATGAAAATTTTACGGTTGATCAGGGCTTCTTCCCCTGAGTAAGAGCGTGCATTCCGGTCTACTTCTGTTTGGATAATTCTTGGATGAGACCCATTTCCAAGAGCAATAGCACTTTGACCGAAAATATACATTTCAGCCTGTCCTGTTGCTGTATCGTAGTACATAGAATCGTCAACAGTGACACGTTTCCCATTGAAGTAAGGGATTGGTTTACCTTGCTCGGATTGTGGTACATCTTCAATTAAGTCTTGCTTCCGTAACTTCGTTTCAACGGCTGAGTGCATCATAACTCCTGTAAGAGCCTCTTTTGCATCACCCATTAATTGAGTCGCATCTAGGAACGTTTCCATATTGATGGTTCCAGCTGTTCCGTCACGGCCTGTGATGTCATAAACCTTTTGAGACATGCTGTTGCTTTTAAACACCCCAGATAGGGTTGCTAAAAGAGTTCGCTGCAAGTCACGTGCCCAATAAGCAGCAACTAATTGAGCAATCGCATCCAATGGGTCATCACCAGATAGCAATGCAGAAAGCCCGTTAGCGCCCCACGCATTTACTCGTCCATGCTTTCGTGCAACGTCATCGCTTGAAGTGATTTTGTTAACGTCCATGTCCCCAGAATCCTTCATGATTTGAGACTCTTCATTACCCAAATCATTCCAGAAAGGCATGTCAATTAATGTGTTTGCTCCACCAGCTAAGTTATCAAATTCAGAGTCATTTGCAATAACCCCACTTTGTACTAATGCCGACAGTTCCATTGTTTTTTGAATCGTATATGGAGTAAAAATCTCCGGTTGAATAACATCTTGTAAACGTGTAGTCATTTTAGTATCTCTCCTTTAGATTATTTTCCAGCTTGCGCTTTTAAATTGTTATAAAGCTCCGGATTTTCTTTGTACAATTTCCCTTGCTCTGTTAAATTCCAATTTTCTTTACTAAAAGGATTTGGCCTTCCTGTTCCTCCGTTCGGATTGCCGGGTGTGACAATCTGCGGTGACTGCTGGCTTTCTTCAGATTCAAACAAAAATGGACTAGTTTCCTTAATCGTTTTTAATTGGTCATCAAAGCCTTTTAGTGTATCGCCATCCATCTTGATTGTGTCCATATCCAACAAAGACTTGATAGCTTTCAATGAGTGAGACACATCATCGTCTTTGCCTTTTTTAGGATTAGTACTCCCTAACGCTTTTTCAATAGCGTGATCAAAGGCTTGTTGTTCAAGTTTCTGTTCATACTCCGTTTTTGTCGTTTCATTCTGTTGCTTTAATTCCTCAATCTGCGATGTTAATTCTTCATTACCTTTAGCTTTTTCGCCAAGTTCTTCAAGCTGAGTATCACGGTCAGCAATTTGTTGCTTGTAGTCCTCAATTTGACTCTCCAGACCATCTACCTTGTCTGCTTTTTCTTTGGTTTCGTTAAGTGTCTTACCGTGACTTGCCATAACCTTATCAATCTGTTCATCTGTTAAACCTAAAGATTTCAATTCTTCTCTATTCATGTCTAAATCCTCCTACATTTTGTGACGCGGTATTGTCCGCGATGGATTAGCTATTTAACGCATAACTGCGATGAGTGCATAATAAATAGCCCTGTTTATTCCGTCTGTTGGCTAAAGACGGTTAATTACTTAGATAATTTCATAAATTCAAATCCAACTAGATGCCATTTATAAAAAGGAATACCTTTATTTCGATAATTAAAAGTTCCCCACAAGAAATTCTTAATGTTATTCATCAATCTCCCCCCTCTCAGTCACTGCATTGCCCGCAGCTGGCAGATATGGATCACCTCCTGATATTGTTTAAAATACATTCCTTTATGCCTTCTTCGTGGTCCTTCATGCTCATATGCTTGCTTACTTCATAATCGACTGATATATTACCGTTTAACTTAATGTCGCTGTCTAGATATACAGTAAAGTTAATTTCTAAACATATCGGCTCTGGCTTTTCGTCCCCAGCACCACCTAAATGCTGAAGTGTCTCTGTGATTGTAGAAATATTATCAATAATAACTTTCACACACTCATCTCCTAATTGTCATAAGAAAAGCCCTCCAACAAAGTTGATAAGGGCGTGTAGACTTTTTCTCTTTTGTAATTCCTGCTTAGGTACTTTTCGTTATTGCTTAGATGCTCTCTCATAGCTGCTTGTCTACGCCTTACCATCGACCGCCAATGACCAACATTGTCACTACCCAATTCCTCAGCTACCATGAGATTCTTTTTATATTTAACAATCTCCCTCTCTATGCGTCGCTGCGTGTCTCTATCTTTAGCTACTCTCTCATTAAGTTCTGCGTCATATTTAGGTTGATTGTTTGTGCTTACCCCAGGGATATAAATAATATGAAGATGGGCACAATTTGTACCTCGATGGCCTCCGGCTGTTCCATACTCTGCCTGCCAGTATGGATCATAAATAGATCGATAATCACTGTCTGCAGGTAATTGCTCCATAGGTCTTAAATCAACCACGTTTCCCTGTATAAGCGAGCAAGCGTCCCTAGCCCCTACATGACTTGTAACAAGCACCGTATATACGCCATACTCGCTCATGCGCTCTGTTCTCAATTGGTTGTATGTGTTTCCTAGCGTTGACTTTAAAACGGTGCGAGTGTATCCCTCTAGGCTCCACGTGTTGCCTCCTCTATCAGTGAGCGTGGTACGTATCCCTTTTTGAGCAAGCTCTCTGATAGATCGCTCCAATGATTGCTCAAACGTATAGAGGCCGGTGTTAAACATGGCCGCTGTCTTATTTAAAGTATTTTGATAAGCAAGTTGCGCTGACCCTCTGCCGTAACTCGTTGTAATAAGTGATTGATTAACATAATTATCAATGTCACCCCAAACTTGACTATGATAAGCCCGCATGGTGTTATCTAAGTTTGTCGGCATTGGCTTAGATGCATATGGCATAGCGTTATCAACATCCTGCACAATTTGTTTCCCAGCCTCTTCAAACATGCGCTTAATTTCAGGTTCGGCAACATTCGTGACTTTTGATAGCAGATTGGTCACATCATTGTTAAACAAGCGCAACTCTGCTAGTTTTTGAGCTTGCCACTCTGTTATATCACCGGACCCTCTCTTTAAACGTTTGATAAGGATACGTATAATCTCCCCCTCAAGGCTTTGATAAAGATCTGACATATTAGATGACCAGAGGTCGAGTTGGTGAGGGGTGATAGTCATTTAGATCACTCCCAATTAAAACGCCATTTTTTTGAGTGTTTCCAGATGTCAGAGACCGTGTAATCTTTTCCATATGAGAAAAAGAAGGTAGGTAAAACAATCCCTTTTATTTTCAACAAATTATATAAGTGTAAGAATCGTAGTAACCTCACTTGCTATTCCTCCTCTCCGAATAGATGTTTAGCAGCCCTATCACTGATGTTTGTCGGGTCCATGTCTGTCTGTTCCTTTTGAACCTCTTTAACCCATTGCTCTGCGGTCTCCTTAGGTACTTTAAATATCCGTTGGATAGCTTCAGCAGAGGGAATAAAGCCAAATGTCTTGGCCTGTCCATAGAAGCGCAACAGCGCCGATCTATCTTGAAACACGCCATCATCAAAGTCTACGCCTATGTGTTCAAAAGTTGGTATATCGCCATTAAATAGCTTATATGCTTTGGCTAGCTCAAGCACCGACACTACCAATCCCTTGATAAACTTTTCAATCTCATTAACGTGGTTATTCCTTGTTCTATAAGTTAGGCTGTTCTCGCTGACAATCTCAGTTGCTGTCTTCACAGATTTGCCATCAAAACTAAAGGTACCAACCGACAATTGCAATTGCATCTCTAATGTTTTTAATGACTGATTGATTGCCGAGGTATATTGTTCTGTCCTAATATCGTTTGTTACATCTTTGACAAACTCTTGATCAAACTCCATTCTCGCTAACTTATAGACGTTTGTATCTGGGTCAAACACTTGTCTAGGGGGATTGCCATTTTCATCGACGCGTGTTTTCAGCATTTGATCGCTTAAAAATACTGTACGTTGCCCCATCTTCACTTCCCAATTAAACTGATCAAATGTATCATTGATTTGTTTTAGAGTCGGCTTACTATTGTCAGTGATGCCTAACCCTAGTGGGCTATGTGGATTTATATTATTAAAACCAGCAGGCTTTAAATAGTTGAAATTCGTGCGAGTTAGATGGCGTATTTCTGTTCTTTCATTTAAACCTTCAAACAATTCATCTAAGAGAACCCTTTTCCCAATCTCATTTTTATTGTCTGACTTATATAATTCGTTGGATATAACATATAAATCATTTTCCCACTCATGAAATTCGAGTAATGTATAATGAATCTCTTTGCCTCGTTCAATTTTCGTTGTTACAGACTTAATAACACCTTCTGCAATGGCATTGCTATTAGATTTCAACGGGTAAAAAGCATTTGATAAAGCCCACGCAAATTCTATTTCTCCTGTTGATTGGTCAACGTACGGCCTTACCGCCAATCCCCCAGTAGCAAACATAGGTTCTAAATATCGCATTAGATTTTTTTTAAAGTCATTATGCTCAAATACACGTTGGATAAAATCGTTAGCTGATTTATATGAGTTTCTTGTCTCGTCTTCTTTTTTAGCATCCGAGACAACAATTTCACACTGTTCATTAAACACGAGACCAGACAGCAGTTCTGAGCTTAGTTTCAACATATTCAAATGCATATAATTTCTTTTCTTTAACTCTCCCATGCTGTTAAAGTATTCAACTTGTGGATAGTGACCCTTGTATTCATTAAAGTTACGTTCAATTCTAGCTAATTCTTCTGGATCAATGTTGATTTTTGGGTGGTCATTGATAGATTTTAGTGTGTTATCCCCGGCCAATGCATATCCTCCTCTCTTAAAAAAGTTTCTAATGCGGTTGATAATGTTCAATGTATCACCTCCTACAGTACGTATTGCCTATAAAAGTGGTTGTTTGCATATCTGGCTTCATCCATAGCGTGATTCCAATCGTCAATTGGGTTTCCGTCATCATCACGTACATACATCCCGATTTCTTTTATAAAGTTGTAATGATCATATTTGCTTGTATCCACTAAAAAGAAACGTTCTTCTGTAATAGAGTTTTGGAACCTTTCAATCCCGACTTCTATTCCACCACCTTGATTTTTCGCATCTTGAGCATTATTGTCTGCTCTTCTAGTAGAAACGTTTATTTTATGAAGCTCTTCTCGGAGAGATTTACAAGCTGGATCTACAAAGACATCAGAATAACCTGTTTCATACTTTTCTAAGCACCATTTTATAAATGCTTTTATTTCAAGGGCATAAGTGCTCATTGCCTTTACTTGTCCTGTATCCCTGCCAGAATGATAATAATTTGCTACTCGATTTAATCTAAATTTGCCTTTATAACGAGTAACGATATTGCAGCTAACTGACGTTGCATCAGATTGACCACCATCCGCCACGAAAAACATTTCATAAGGTTGTCCAAGTAGTGTCGATATTTGATGCTTTTTTGTATTAAACATGCCATATATAACGCCTTCTGGCATAACACGCTTGCCAAACCAGTCACGATCCAGCAAATAAGGGTTCTTTTTAAGAACCTCGTATATATCCTCCTTACGCTCATCGCTAATGATCGGGTTGTCATCAATCGTCCAATGAGTCCAACGAGTATTTTGCACCTCGAACACATCTTTAATTACTGGATGATGTGGCGCTGGTGGATTTAAATCAGCAATATGGTATCGGTCAACTGCTGCCATCGTCCGTCTGAAACACTCCTGAATAAAACTCATGTGAAGTAAATTAATCTCTCCGAATGCAACGGAACCCAAACTCATACCGGTTATCGCACCAACGCTATTCGCTTTCGCTCCGCCTTTGTAGTAAACCTTTTTAACTCCCTGTGGAGTGTGTATTTTCAGATGATCCCCATGTTCATCGTGCTTAATCTCAGCTAGATCACCGAATATGTGCATGAGTCCAGTTCCATCACCATCGATAAACAAACGAAAGGCCTGCTCTTGGTTATAAGCAGACACTAAATGATTCTCATCATGAGATATGGAATATA
Protein-coding sequences here:
- a CDS encoding PBSX family phage terminase large subunit produces the protein MSKTITLSPKQKKTVKMPFDCGLEVHEGTPRSGKTTGVHFRLAYLYSISHDENHLVSAYNQEQAFRLFIDGDGTGLMHIFGDLAEIKHDEHGDHLKIHTPQGVKKVYYKGGAKANSVGAITGMSLGSVAFGEINLLHMSFIQECFRRTMAAVDRYHIADLNPPAPHHPVIKDVFEVQNTRWTHWTIDDNPIISDERKEDIYEVLKKNPYLLDRDWFGKRVMPEGVIYGMFNTKKHQISTLLGQPYEMFFVADGGQSDATSVSCNIVTRYKGKFRLNRVANYYHSGRDTGQVKAMSTYALEIKAFIKWCLEKYETGYSDVFVDPACKSLREELHKINVSTRRADNNAQDAKNQGGGIEVGIERFQNSITEERFFLVDTSKYDHYNFIKEIGMYVRDDDGNPIDDWNHAMDEARYANNHFYRQYVL